A genomic region of Sciurus carolinensis chromosome 7, mSciCar1.2, whole genome shotgun sequence contains the following coding sequences:
- the LOC124988873 gene encoding uncharacterized protein LOC124988873 isoform X2 — MKKLIKDGSLMFQQVPMVEIDGMKLVQTRAILNYIATKYNLYGKDVKERALIDMYSEGVADLNEIILHYPFLPPGDKDESLTQIKEKSRNRYFPAFEKRNQPCPQGGTRCSSSPSTNSWLPRLASILGLSRPLHVVAPTLDMEQGLETTTCHNTCHSAASPNRLPNASTQLALAAPSLKEFASILGHLCCHLGLLQLPPPPSLTGAASVMEHCPGPGSPTSRC; from the exons atgaaaaagttaataaaag ATGGAAGTTTGATGTTCCAGCAGGTGCCCATGGTGGAGATTGACGGCATGAAGCTGGTGCAGACCAGAGCCATTCTCAACTACATTGCCACCAAATACAACCTCTACGGGAAGGATGTAAAGGAGAGAGCCCT aattgaTATGTATTCAGAAGGTGTGGCAGATTTGAATGAAATAATTCTTCATTACCCGTTCCTTCCACCTGGGGACAAAGATGAAAGCCTTACTCAGATCAAAGAGAAATCGAGAAACCGTTATTTTCCTGCCTTTGAAAAG AGGAACCAACCATGCCCACAGGGAGGGACACGCTGCAgcagctccccatctaccaactcATGGCTCCCTAGGCTCGCCTCCATCTTGGGACTCAGCAGACCCCTCCACGTGGTAGCCCCCACATTAGACATGGAACAGGGCCTGGAGACAACTACCTGCCACAACACTTGCCACAGTGCTGCATCTCCAAACAGGCTGCCCAATGCCTCCACACAGCTCGCCCTCGCAGCCCCATCCCTGAAAGAGTTTGCCTCCATCCTGGGACatctctgctgccatcttgggttacttcagctgccaccaccaccatcattaacTGGGGCAGCTTCTGTCATGGAACACTGCCCAGGGCCTGGAAGCCCaacatcaag GTGCTAA
- the LOC124988873 gene encoding glutathione S-transferase alpha-3-like isoform X1, translating to MAKPVLYYFNSRGRMESIRWLLAAAGVEFEENLVKTQKDMKKLIKDGSLMFQQVPMVEIDGMKLVQTRAILNYIATKYNLYGKDVKERALIDMYSEGVADLNEIILHYPFLPPGDKDESLTQIKEKSRNRYFPAFEKRNQPCPQGGTRCSSSPSTNSWLPRLASILGLSRPLHVVAPTLDMEQGLETTTCHNTCHSAASPNRLPNASTQLALAAPSLKEFASILGHLCCHLGLLQLPPPPSLTGAASVMEHCPGPGSPTSRC from the exons ATGGCCAAGCCTGTGCTTTACTACTTCAATTCACGGGGCAGAATGGAGTCTATTCGTTGGCTCTTGGCTGCAGCTGGAGTGGAG TTTGAAGAAAACTTAGTGAAAACccaaaaagacatgaaaaagttaataaaag ATGGAAGTTTGATGTTCCAGCAGGTGCCCATGGTGGAGATTGACGGCATGAAGCTGGTGCAGACCAGAGCCATTCTCAACTACATTGCCACCAAATACAACCTCTACGGGAAGGATGTAAAGGAGAGAGCCCT aattgaTATGTATTCAGAAGGTGTGGCAGATTTGAATGAAATAATTCTTCATTACCCGTTCCTTCCACCTGGGGACAAAGATGAAAGCCTTACTCAGATCAAAGAGAAATCGAGAAACCGTTATTTTCCTGCCTTTGAAAAG AGGAACCAACCATGCCCACAGGGAGGGACACGCTGCAgcagctccccatctaccaactcATGGCTCCCTAGGCTCGCCTCCATCTTGGGACTCAGCAGACCCCTCCACGTGGTAGCCCCCACATTAGACATGGAACAGGGCCTGGAGACAACTACCTGCCACAACACTTGCCACAGTGCTGCATCTCCAAACAGGCTGCCCAATGCCTCCACACAGCTCGCCCTCGCAGCCCCATCCCTGAAAGAGTTTGCCTCCATCCTGGGACatctctgctgccatcttgggttacttcagctgccaccaccaccatcattaacTGGGGCAGCTTCTGTCATGGAACACTGCCCAGGGCCTGGAAGCCCaacatcaag GTGCTAA
- the LOC124988873 gene encoding glutathione S-transferase alpha-3-like isoform X3, with product MAKPVLYYFNSRGRMESIRWLLAAAGVEFEENLVKTQKDMKKLIKDGSLMFQQVPMVEIDGMKLVQTRAILNYIATKYNLYGKDVKERALIDMYSEGVADLNEIILHYPFLPPGDKDESLTQIKEKSRNRYFPAFEKVLKSHGQDYLVGNRLSKADIHLTELLYHTEELDPSVLANFPLLKALKTRISNLPTVKKFLQPGSQRKPFEDEKFVEELKKSFG from the exons ATGGCCAAGCCTGTGCTTTACTACTTCAATTCACGGGGCAGAATGGAGTCTATTCGTTGGCTCTTGGCTGCAGCTGGAGTGGAG TTTGAAGAAAACTTAGTGAAAACccaaaaagacatgaaaaagttaataaaag ATGGAAGTTTGATGTTCCAGCAGGTGCCCATGGTGGAGATTGACGGCATGAAGCTGGTGCAGACCAGAGCCATTCTCAACTACATTGCCACCAAATACAACCTCTACGGGAAGGATGTAAAGGAGAGAGCCCT aattgaTATGTATTCAGAAGGTGTGGCAGATTTGAATGAAATAATTCTTCATTACCCGTTCCTTCCACCTGGGGACAAAGATGAAAGCCTTACTCAGATCAAAGAGAAATCGAGAAACCGTTATTTTCCTGCCTTTGAAAAG GTGCTAAAGAGCCACGGACAAGACTACCTTGTTGGGAACAGGCTGAGCAAGGCCGACATTCACCTCACTGAACTTCTCTACCACACAGAAGAGCTTGACCCCAGCGTTCTGGCCAACTTCCCTCTGCTGAAG GCCCTGAAAACCAGAATCAGCAACCTACCCACAGTGAAGAAGTTTCTGCAGCCTGGCAGCCAGAGAAAGCCTTTTGAAGACGAGAAATTTGTTGAAGAATTAAAGAAGAGTTTTGGTTAA